The DNA region AGGACAGGGCGTTCTGCTGTTTGAGCAATCAATTGCCAATACTCGCTGGAGTACATACTATAGTGCATTTGACGGAATACAAGACATTCCTCACAGGTGGTATCCAAACTCCAATATAAGaaaatgaaatgaatatgtttttGTTTTAGTATATGTTTGAATTGTTTGGTTCGACTAATCGAATATCTGCTGATGTTATGTTAGAGAATTAGGGAAATTCAGAGGCTATTTAGTATAATTTGGATCCCAGGAGATTTCATGTTATTTAATTTGAAGTCAGCTTCCAGGAGGAAATTATCAAATAGAATTTCTAGTAAAAAGAATTTATAAATGTTGAGCTCCAATTTCTCTTGGGATTATTAGGGACATGTATATATGGTAATtgagaaatgagaaatgaaAAACGCTCGACCATTTTTCCCAGGAATTAGGAGGCCCAAACATCGCTATATTACTGGACGAAGGCAGCAAATCGAACACAACATTTCTAATTGAGCCTGACGAGCCAGAACAATTCATATGGAAGGAACAACTATGAGGTGAATGGGTGAGAGTGATTGAGCTACGCCACTCTCTAAGGTAAGAAGGGTTAAAAAGGTAAGAGAACTGCGTGGGCTTTGATTCTTCTACACCCGAAGAGGATACGTAGGCAACTTAAAAAGTTCAAGCCCTTCCCTCCCCacttttttttgtctttttagaACTATATGGTTTTGATTCCTATATATTTGAACAAGAGGTTACACTGGCAACTTCAAAAGTTGAAACTCTTTTGGCTTTCAAACCCTTACCTTTGTTCTCTTTGTTAATCATATTTATTCACTACATTGTTGTCTCAAATGTTTTATACATTTTTGTTTGcataattcattttaaattcaatttgaaGAAATCCAtcttgttaaaaaatttatttgacaaACAATTTAACCATCATGTTGTAGCCAatatgtttctttttttttacaatGTCTTTGATTGGTTTAGTCTCTGCTCAGAACAAGCTTAGGAGAAGCAAgtctgaagatcagttcaatcCCTGTACGTTTCAGTTCCCGATTTTCGATTTATGTTGATACAAGTTTTTTATCTTGGTttggaataaatttttttatttgcagGGATATATAAGCCACTGGAATACTGGAAAAATGAATGTGGGATTCCACCAGCGGAAAGTCATAATGCATCATCTGTCTTTACTCTCAGAGAAATGGCGGAGGCAACTTGTTCTTTTAGGGATGAGAATTTATTATTAGGAATGGATGGATTTGGTCGAGTACACAAAGTAACAGTGTGTTCTGGAGGGGTATGTTCTAGCACAAATTCTTGTTCCTTTTACTGGTAAATTCTTGTGTTGAAATTTTTGATTTGCAGGGATATAGTAGATATGGTGTTAAAATTAGcaaattttttgaaatgatttgaGCATGGGAATTTAGGGATGGGAGAAGTGAAGATGGATTGGTCTGTAAGTTTGAAAGTGGCTATCGAAGCTGTTGCTAGAGGACTTGCATACCTGCATTCAAGTTCTGCTGTTGTGATTCCTGTTGTCCACTGAGAATTCAAATCCGCCAACGTTCTTCTTCACAGTAACTATGAAGCAAAGGTAAGAAAGTATCTGTGATTTACAAGCCTAGATAGGGGCGAATCCACAAAACTTTTTTCATTTGAAGGGTCAACTAACCCTGTTCATCGACTGTTTGATCTACTCTCAGAGTGTACTACAAAATTAGAGCTGATTTTACGAGGTTTGTGTTTGTTTTTGCATGGATGATTGCAGATACCAGATTTTGGGCTTGCAAAGTTGATGCCAGAGAGCAAAGAAACATGTATGACTGCTAGAGCGCTCGGTACTTACGACTATTTTGATATGGAGTATACATTGGTATAAATATTCTTTCAAgtttgaagaaaataaaatcaCTTCTATCGTTTTCTGTTGCAAGAACATGACAAGGACCAAGATTTTCAAGTGATTTAACTCCAAGATCAAAACTTTTActctatttttttaatgaagaaTCTTAAAGATTTTTTGGTTCCCTATCCTTAACTTGGATTTCatctaataaatttaaaaagatcttttttttttcgtaATTAATGTATTTGGATGGTGATTAGAAACCAAGAATAGAAGGTCTATTCTAACTTCAATTTACAAAATGGCAAGAGCAATTGAAGAATAGAAGGTCTATTCTAACTTCAATTTACAAAATGGTACCAAATTACCATTCATGTGCTTGAAATTTTCACAGGTTAGACACATTCTGAATGACATGAAGAAGCTGAAGAAGGTGATCAATCATGAAATGGAACGGGATAATACATGATGGAGTCGATAGCCATGTTTGCGAATTTAGCATCGAGATGTGTCCGGTTAGACAGCAGAGAACTGCCCTCGATGTCAAAATGTGTAAACGAACTTCGAATTATTAGGTTCACTAATTCTAAAGGACTTGGGATGGCTATGCTTACACTTGGAATGAtataaaaattgttgttttcaaaCGGTATGCGGCACAGAACATAGCTGTTAGTCTCCGTTTCTTGAATTCATATTACAGTGTCAAAGTGAATAAATGATCAGTATATCATACATGCAAGATATGATTGTCATGTTTCAGTAGTTGTATGTGTTCATGAGATAAATGTACTTGTATATTTATGGAGAATTGAATATTTAATGCTCCATAGCTTCAGTGCCAATGAACACTGGTAGTTAAATGTATTACATATATAAAATGCATGTGAAATCAATTAAGACATAAACTTCGTAGTTGTGTATTTTGCTGAATCATCAACTGAAACACCATCGTGGAGTACTCGAAACATAGCAAAAATTAATATTGATTTTCAAAATGTAACACACAGAGTCATGCACTCGTGTTGTTCATAATGGCTAAGCAAGCGTGTTGCATGTGttacaaattaattaattaataaggaTTGAGTGAACGAtcctttttcaatttttttttttttggattaagATATATACGAAATAAACTATTAAGGTTTTTCAATAAAGAAGTTTTCATATTTCATACCAAATTACCAAAGATATTACTATAATAACAACGTTCTTAATAATGCAATAATAGATTATGACATGCTAGCTAGTAATAATTATAAGAGCTTCATTTATGCAACGAGTATTCAAAGTCGAGACCAGTTCTATATATTCATCATTTTATGGCACGGATTATATATATTAAGAAGCAATAATTATTGTGAGGACGATCAGACCTTGATACTTGATTGCGACatagtttaaaaaataaaagttgcACCATTATAATTtagtatatattttttaataaaacgtCAAGTGATTGATTCATCCATTGGTATCAGACTCACTTAATATATTTGGGTATAGTTGAGAAGACCATTAATACTATTTCAGGTTACTAATTTGTGTTCTATTTAATTTTTCATgctgaaatatttttatgttatattttgtGTGATCCACGTGGTTGGATTTCAATGGATTTGATCTTGGATATGGCCATCTAGACTTGGGATGGTCAAtgaaattgattttatttttttttatagaataatATTTAGGTAACTAGGCCCATGAGAAAGGGTTAATTGACTCATTTACAATTGTTGTGTTACAATCGGGTTAGAATTTCGGATTAGAGTTTCGAAGGAGAtggataaaatttttaaattttttttcttctaaaaCTCTGTCAAATAGTGTGATCGATCTTGATAGTGTTAAATATCAAGATCAGATTTTCTCAACTATTAAGAAACGATCAGACTATAAATTGTGCGGAAACGGTCCGATGAATCTTATGACTAATTTATACTCAAATAAGGCAATTTAAATAAGATAAATAAATGAAGTAAAGAAATAACATAAGtgttttttatggatgttcagagactcaAGCTTCTATGTCACTCTTTCTTCTACTTACGAAATGATTTCATTATAAGACTTTGGTTTTATAAAAGTTGTAACAACTTACTTCAACCTTATGACTTATCTATTGTCTAAATTGAAACTCGCAGCTAAAGGAAGTTGATATATGAAAGTAAAAATCATTCTCCTAGCGACTAAAAATGATGATATACAAAGAGTATTTCGAgaaattttaaatgaaaaaaatgattgAAACTTTTAGTCAATACTTGGAACAAGTATTCTGCCGCCATTGAGTAGATGCACGAGTTGCAAAAGCCGGTCAATGATAGAACTCGGCTAAGGTTCGACAATAATGAGTGTAGTTCTTCTGAGACAAATACTCAATCGTGATAAACAAAGGCAAGTCTAAGATGACAAAATTTGTCTGATCTAGCACGAAATATGAACATGATCAACGAGAATTTCAACCTAAACGgaatgtaaatcttgaaaacagGGGCAAGCACCATAGTTTAGGTTATATCGAGCCAGAGAGTTCTAAGTCCAAACGGACTTTGTTAAAAAGTAGACAAAGTCAAGCAGGTCACAACGGCTCCAACTGGTCTCACATAAAACCAAGTCTAACTAGACATTACTCTGTGAAGGAGAAGTCTAGCCATTACCACAATTGTagacctgttcaaaagagatacaTACTGAATGGGAATGATGTATGACCTAAACAACATTCGGTGAGACAGATAACGTAATgcccgattttttttaaaaaaattaataacgtctactaatttaaaatgcagaattttttatttttattttttgttgtaaaagctcacattttcgaaataaacaTTTAAGTATTTTGCATGCATGGAACTCTACTGAAAatataccatttaaaaataatcgtgaatatttaacaatttaaaatagtgcagtttaaaatgACCAAACTCGTCCAACAGAATATGCGTAAACATAAATGAGTAAAAATCCTAGTAATCATCAACGTAACAAAACCAATGTATAAAAATGCTCATGTCATCTCTCATCTCAAAAATCATAATGTGCGGAagaaatgtggtcctcgggtcgtgcgcGCACATCCAGTCCTGCCTTCTCAGAGTTCGGCATCACCAGTCCCCTCAtcgacatgctcacctgcatcacacacgcctagtgagtctaaagactcaacacacctgtactggaataacaagtacatatacacaacagtgaaaaatatacTGTAattaacatacctttcatgaacttaaaaagcgtaaatgtaaacgtgtcatatgaaatcataacatgtcaaaacagctcatcgtatcatcatatacttatagctttactttaattgaattcaattcattagttgtgactttcgtatcatcgttCATCATTATACGATGGATCTATCTGCATAAAACTGTGGTACCCGACGGCTGTCAAACATCAGCGATAATATTACGCATCCATTGTGCCTAGGATTCATCattagcatttacatatacatcgttaGTCACAACTACTTCCCATCCTTCAAAGCAGCATCATTACCATCACttaacaaaatcatgcatatgcataaattttcttaaaatcaagcatgcaacgtaattTTCATAGtttcaaaaaaatcatattcatgatgcataaacatttaaaagcatgataaatttgtgctcagggcgttgtcaggactaaaatctcaccccgggtgcaatatgaccattttgcccctgaaaacccaaaatgaccgttttacccctggacctcaaaatttcgacctgaAGCTTataaaactccttaaaatatcccaaaacatatttaaatgtATTTCTTAGACCTAAACTtgagcccgtttcaaaacttattcgattcgttttaaaacttggaccggggtcccagttttaacccgaatcgacccgaAACCTAACCAAATTATTCCAAACTTAAACTATGCCTAAAATATATCCTACCAGCCCATAAACCTCACATTCCAGCCCACTAAGTCCCAAAAAACAAGGCCACaagctgctggaatttccagAAAGCCAAGTTCGAACCCTAATGCAACCATGCTCCATAATTTCGCATCTAGCTCACGACCAGGAGGACCAGCCCCCAACCAGTCTCACCTTGACCACCCAAGGACCCCTCTGGACCTGCTGAACCCACGGCCACAGTCCCACGCAATTCGTAACTCGCCTACGCTCACTAGTCACCAAGGAATGCACACCCGCGGCCAACCTCCCTTCTCCATGATCGATCGGCTTCAAGGGTGGCTCCAGCAGCGTTTGAGCTGTCCTAAGCCAAGTCTCAGAAACAACAGAGTCTGATCCAAGCCTTGGATCGGCCCTTGCACCGCCAGCTCAAATTCCTTTCACGCGATCTCCCCAAAACCGAACTAAACTTGGCCCTACGACATACGGCCTCTAGCGTACAGCACCAGATCTCGACTCCAGCCTAGTGACAACATACTCCTCAACATATTCAGACCCTAAAGACCCTTGCtcggcagccccttgcaccatgGTAAACAAAGAACTTGAGTTGTGAAAGGAATATGTACGAAAATCATAACAACCAAAGCCATAAGAGAAAAATCATGCATGGACCGAACATTAAACACACGAAGCACACAAAACCGCATGTATATGACGTGAATGATGCGAAAATGAAAGTACATGGCCTGCCTTGATGCTTTATGAACGAAAGCTTGAAGAATTTCACGTcatggggggggggggggcacCGGAGGAGCGGAGAAAGATCTCTTCTTGAAAGACAATAATGGCCGAAGCCCTAGCTGAAGAAAACCGAGAGATAGCTGCTGAATGGagggggaggggcggctgctatgAGTAGGGTTAGGTTTAGGGTGGATTAGGTTAGTATTTAATTAGATAACCATGTGTTAATGGGCCttaaactatattttaaaaaggataaaaatgattttgagcccatttagcatcaaaacaaacccaacaagcccaaacacgctcccaaaaaatattttgttttggtacgtttttgaaaatatcgtcCGGGCCCTCAAAAATTCctccgaatcgttaaaatttgcgtaccggtaAAAATTACGActcgacgagtaaaaatatccaccaaggcccattttttgAAAACACtcttaaaaacacctcatattaattaataaaatttaatcatgt from Primulina tabacum isolate GXHZ01 chromosome 14, ASM2559414v2, whole genome shotgun sequence includes:
- the LOC142524101 gene encoding putative serine/threonine-protein kinase PBL28 isoform X2, whose translation is MSLIGLVSAQNKLRRSKSEDQFNPWIYKPLEYWKNECGIPPAESHNASSVFTLREMAEATCSFRDENLLLGMDGFGRVHKVTVCSGGGYSRYGVKISKFFEMI
- the LOC142524101 gene encoding putative serine/threonine-protein kinase PBL28 isoform X3, with translation MSLIGLVSAQNKLRRSKSEDQFNPWIYKPLEYWKNECGIPPAESHNASSVFTLREMAEATCSFRDENLLLGMDGFGRVHKVTVCSGGGWEK
- the LOC142524101 gene encoding putative serine/threonine-protein kinase PBL28 isoform X1, producing the protein MSLIGLVSAQNKLRRSKSEDQFNPWIYKPLEYWKNECGIPPAESHNASSVFTLREMAEATCSFRDENLLLGMDGFGRVHKVTVCSGGVCSSTNSCSFYWDGRSEDGLVCKFESGYRSCC